In Nicotiana tabacum cultivar K326 chromosome 19, ASM71507v2, whole genome shotgun sequence, one DNA window encodes the following:
- the LOC142173366 gene encoding uncharacterized protein LOC142173366 — protein sequence MTILENDMNKYSGCWTDEDTSDDECKENTENCFMARGETSEDGFGNPKIILILVELTNKDPCKLGYLKEGGNSILQEHHRKSCKGKWYLDSACSSHMTDDKNLFKEVTKINGENVKIGDDSKGNVVGTGTVPFGNNCDIIEVYVVDGLNYNLLRISRLCDLGYEVKFKKTGCAIEDETCKIILPRKRYGNVYILDGIENLDSHLCLASISDDPWLWHKKLGNSSMHLIENLSKHDLVIGLPKLNFSRNHVCNACHIGKQTRNTFKTKDIVSTTKLLQLLHMDLFGPTRTASIGGKLYAFVIIDDYSRFIWVIFLSHKDETLKHFEIFYKRIEREKGYLITTIQSDHGGEFESRSFEGLCNDQGSFRVYNKCTLSVEESVHVIFDENNSMAEKGIIASDEDTSQEVSQTNKPQKSTDIPSIVTKSTNEPVINSTKQQKESTTFAVGTRPNEWRSKPEYPRKFIIGDPSEGMKTRGSLKKKENIALIYQVEPKKVDEALKDSSWIQAMFTRGKVDTTLFIKRSTEGNLTIQIYVDDIIFGSTNLLLCKDFSNLMQSEFEMSMMGELTFFLGLQIHQSKNGIFICQTKYTKELIQKFGMSNAKSIGIPMSPSISLDMDEQGKSVDETKYHGMIGSLLYLRLVDQISCSVFVNMPGDKEDRKSTSGTCQLLGKALISWNSKKQGSVVLSTTEAEMRDHIIGEDYELWDIVTDGPLATLKINDERVEVPNTRHDCTAEDLKKWEKNAKAKKWLVCGLSPDEYNRIQNCIIAKEIWDTLQVAYEEHLR from the exons ATGACCATCCTGGAAAATGATATGAACAAATACTCTGGCTGCTGGACTGATGAAGATACATCAGACGATGAATGCAAGGAAAATACTGAAAACTGTTTCATGGCACGAGGTGAAACAAGCGAG GATGGATTTGGAAATCCAAAAATAATTCTGATCCTAGTAGAACTAACCAACAAGGACCCAtgcaagcttgggtacctaaaagaagGTGGCAATTCAattttgcaggaacaccacagAAAGAGCTGCAAAGGAAAATGGTATTTAGATAGTGCGTGTTCTAGTCACATGACGGATGACAAAAATCTATTCAAAGAAGTCACAAAAATAAATGGTGAAAATGTCAAAATTGGTGATGATTCAAAAGGAAATGTAGTTGGTACCGGTACAGTTCCATTCGGAAATAATTGTGATATTATAGAGGTATATGTTGTAGATGGACTCAACTACAATCTTTTGAGAATAAGTCGGCTATGTGATTTGGGATATGAAGTAAAATTCAAGAAAACTGGATGTGCCATTGAGgatgaaacatgtaaaattaTTCTTCCAAGAAAAAGGTATGGAAATGTTTATATTCTTGATGGCATTGAAAATCTAGACAGTCACCTTTGTCTAGCATCCATTTCTGACGATCCATGGCTCTGGCATAAAAAGCTTGGCAATTCAAGCATGCATCTTATTGAAAATCTATCCAAGCATGATTTAGTTATTGGTCTTCCCAAACTCAACTTTTCTAGAAATCATGTATGTAATGCATGTCATATTGGTAAACAAACTAGAAATACTTTCAAAACCAAGGATATTGTGTCCACTACCAAGCTATTGCAATTACTTCATATGGACCTGTTTGGACCCACTAGAACTGCCAGCATTGGAGGTAAACTTTAtgcttttgttattattgatgacTACTCACGTTTTATATGGgtaattttcttatctcataaAGATGAAACTCTAAAACATTTTGAGATTTTCtacaaaagaattgaaagagaaaaaggGTATCTGATCACAACCATCCAAAGCGACCATGGAGGAGAGTTTGAAAGCAGATCCTTTGAAGGATTATGTAATGATCAAGG ATCATTCAGAGTTTACAACAAATGTACATTATCTGTAGAAGAATCAGTGCATGTTATATTCGATGAAAATAACTCTATGGCCGAAAAAGGAATCATTGCAAGTGATGAAGACACCAGCCAAGAAGTTTCACAGACAAATAAACCACAAAAGTCGACTGATATCCCATCTATAGTCACGAAGTCGACTAATGAACCTGTGATCAATTCTACTAAACAACAAAAGGAGTCGACTACTTTTGCAGTTGGAACCCGACCGAATGAATGGAGAAGTAAACCTGAATATCCTCGAAAATTCATCATAGGGGATCCAAGCGAAGGGATGAAAACCAGAGGGtctctaaaaaagaaagaaaatattgcaCTCATCTATCAAGTAGAACCAAAGAAAGTTGATGAAGCCCTAAAAGACTCCAGTTGGATACAAGCCAT GTTCACCAGAGGTAAGGTGGATACTACTTTGTTTATCAAGAGATCTACTGAAGGTAATCTGACTATTCAAATATATGTAGATGATATCATATTTGGTAGTACTAATCTTCTTTTGTGCAAGGATTTTtcaaatctcatgcaaagtgagttcgaaatgagtatgatgggagagcTGACATTTTTCCTTGGACTACAAATCCATCAATCGAAAAATGGAATATTCATCTGCCAAACCAAGTATACAAAGGAATTAATTCAAAAATTTGGAATGAGCAATGCTAAATCAATTGGAATTCCTATGAGTCCGTCTATAAGTTTGGACATGGATGAACAGGGAAAATCAGTAGACGAAACCAAGtatcatggaatgattgggtcTCTACTATATCTACGGCTAGTCGACCAGATATCATGTTCAGTGTTTGTAAATATGCCAG GTGACAAGGAGGACAGAAAAAGCACAAGTGGGACTTGTCAATTATTGGGAAAAGCACTAATCTCCTGGAATAGTAAGAAACAGGGATCAGTGGTTCTTtccacaactgaagcaga gatgagagatcacattatAGGGGAGGACTATGAGTTGTGGGACATTGTCACCGATGGTCCACTGGCTACCTTGAAGATAAATGATGAAAGAGTAGAGGTGCCAAATACAAGACATGATTGCACTGCCGAGGACTTGAAAAAATGGGAGAAGAAcgctaaagccaagaaatggcttgtttgtggacttAGTCCAGATGAGTACAACAGAATCCAAAATTGTATCAttgctaaggaaatctgggacactcTGCAAGTGGCTTATGAAGAACACCTCAGGTGA